The sequence GCTGTCGGCGAGCGTCATGCTGAAGCTGCCATCCTGCCATACGGCGCAGTTAACAAACCACATGGTTACGATGAAACCCACGGTGCCCAGCACGCGGATAGGTGGAAAGTCCTTAACGGTATCAAGGCCGTTGTTCTTCAGAATGGTGAACGCGGCTGTGTTAGACAGCGCGATGGTGGGCATGAAGAATGCCACACTGAGGGTGTAAAGGGTGATGAACAGCGACTTATCGGCCAACTCGTTGCCGAAGCCTGCCTGGAGGCCTAACCACCAGCAGCCCAGCATAAAGCCGCCTGCTGCCAAGTGGCACAAGCCCAGCAAGCGCTGTGGCTGAATATACTTATCGGCTACAATACCCATCAATGTGGGCATAAAGATACTTACAATACCCTGAATAGCATAGAACCAGGAAATCTTGTCGCCCAGTCCGGCCACTCCGAGGTAATTTCCCATACATGTAAGATAAGCTCCCCAAACTGCGAACTCCAGGAAGTTCATCAATGACAAACGGAATTTCAGATTCATAATTATTACTTAGATACTTGGTTTTACTTTTTGGTTTCTTTCTTGTGCATCTTCTGGATATCGCCAATGGTTAACGGGCGTCCGGCTACATGGCGGCCTGGGCGGCGTAGCGAATCGTACTGAGCCGTATCGGGCTGCAGTTCATGGATGCTGTCGGGCTGTTGTGGCACAACGGGCTGATTGGTAAGCTTGTTATGGAAGCGGAACAGCTGGATGTTGTTGACAAACAGCAGACAAAGATTGCTGGTGGGGTCGGTAGATGGGCGCATGCCACACATCACAAAGCCCTTGATCTCTTTGACACGCTCCTTGCAATAAGGTATGCGCAGGTTTGTGATGCCCGACGACGAAACGGTAGAATACTGCTTAACAGTACTATCGTTGGCATAGGTAACGGCCATATACACCGAGGCCTGACGATTGCCTTGCTGCATAAGCCATGTGGTGTTCATACTCAGCATAAAGCTGTCGCCTGCACGATAGGCAGTGTCGGCTTTCTGAGCAAACTGATAAAGATGATACGGACGATCGTTGAACAGCAGGAGTGCACGGTTGCCTTTCCATACATCGGCCGTATCGCCACTGAGCGAGGCAGCTGCAATCTGCACATCGCCAACAGCGGCACCGTATTTCTCGGCCTCGGTATTCAGGCGTTCCTGTACATGCTTGTAAATCTCTTGGAATCGGTCGGCACGGGTATAATAATATACCAACGACGAATCGAATTCGGCTTGTGTGAGTCCGTGCTTCTTGAGCACTAACTCGAAAGTCAAACGGCGGTTGTAATCCTGATTACCCTCCTGCTGCGCGGCAATGCCTTGCGCTACGTGGTAATCGTAAATCAAATCCTCCATATCGTCGGGCTGGATATACTCCGATGGCACCGATGGCTTACAGCTAATCATGAACGCAGCTGCGGCCACCAAAACAATATGTAAAGCCTTACTCTTCAACGTTATTCGTTTCTTTCTTAAGTGTAATCTTACTTATTTCTTCACGATAGAACAGCAACAGCAGCACTACGCTGACACTGATGCTGGCATCGGCAAAATTAAATACCGGACTAAAGAATACAAAGTGCTGTCCGCCCACAAACGGCATCCATGTGGGCCATTCGGTTTCGATCAGCGGGAAGTAGAACATATCTACCACCTTACCCATGAGGAAAGGTGCATAACCCGTACCAAAATCAACTAAGTATGACAGATAGTAGGGCGACGACTCGTTGAACATCATGCCGTAGAACATGCAATCGATGAGATTGCCTGCAGCACCGGCCAGCACCAACGAGAGGCACACGATATAGCCTGTGCGGGCATTACGTTTTACCTGCTGCCAGATGTAATAACCCAGCACACCGATGGCAACCACACGGAACAATGACAGCACGATCTTGCTGCCTAACTGCATGCCAAAGGCCATGCCCATGTTCTCGATAAACGTGATGTAAAACCAATCGGTAACGCGGATACTCTCGTGCAGCGTCATCGACGTTTTCACCCAGATCTTGATAGCCTGGTCAATAAGGAGAATGGCGACTATGATTAATGTCGCCAATCTTCCTTTTGTAATCAGAGGTCCGTGCGTCACTTTTTCTGGTTCAGCTTAGACTCTACACTCAGTGTTGCATGAGGAACGGCACGCAGACGCTCCTTTGGTATCAGCTTACCGGTAATACGGTCGATACCATAGGTTTTGTTCTCGATGCGAACCAATGCAGCCTTCAGGCCCTGAATGAACTTCTGCTGGCGGGCGGCCATCGAGATCAACTCCTCTTTCGACTGGGTAGCACTACCCTCCTCTAATGCCTTGTAGGTGGGTGATGTATCGTCGACGTCGTTGCTGTCCTCGTTGGTCAGTACGCGCATCATCTGTTCGTAATCACGCTTGGCCAAAGCCATCTTCTCATTGATAATCTGACGGAACTCTTCGAGCTCTTCGTCAGTATAGCGAGTCTTCTCTGCCATAATACTTAATTGTTTAGTTATTGATTATTTTTAATTCTTTGTAACTGTTATGTTCAACTTGAAGTCATCGAACTCAACCTCCTGACCGTCATTGGGTTGTAGAGTAATATCATCGGCCAGAACCTGAGTCTTGATGTAGTCGGCAAAGCTGCTTACAGCCTTCTCAACCTCGGCATTCGGAGCAAGTACCACGCTGATACGGTCGGTAATCTCGAAACCGCTCTCCTTACGGATGTTCTGGATGCGGTTGATGAGCTCGCGGGCCATACCCTCGTTCTTCAACTCCTCGGTGAGTTCAACCTCGAGTGCTACAGTAAGGTTACCCTCGTTGGCTACCAGCCAGCCTGGAATGTCCTCGCTGATAATCTCAACATCTACGGCCTCGACAGTGATGTCCTGACCCTCGACATTGATACCGATGGTACCCTGCTTCTCGAGCTCGGCAATCTGCTCCTGTGTCAGGGCGTCCATTGCGGCAGCTACACTCTTCATGAGCTTACCGAACTTCTTACCCATGGTACGGAAGTTACACTTTACCTTCTTAACCAGCACGCCAGCACCCTCAACAAAACGCAACTCCTTAACGTTAACCTCGTTCATAATCAGGTCCTTAACGGCTTCGATGTGCTTCTTCTGAGTCTCGTCGACAGCAGGAATCATGATGGCCTGCAGTGGCTGGCGCACCTTGATGTTAACCTTGCGGCGCAGGGCCAGAACCATCGAAGTAATCTTCTGTGCCATCTGCATGCGAGCCTCGAGATCCTTATCAATCTGTGCCTCGTCGGCTACTGGGAACTTATCCAGGTGTACTGAGTCGAGCTCACCACCCAGGTCCTTATACAGCTGGTCGGCATAGAATGGTGCGAATGGAGCCAGCAGCTTGGCAACGGTCATCAAGCAGGTGTAGAGAGTCTGATAAGCCGAGAGCTTATCTTCGCTCATCTCCTTACCCCAGAAACGTTTGCGGTTCAAACGTACGAACCAGTTACTCAGGTCGTCGTTTACAAACGCATCGATCAGACGACCGGCACGTGTAGGATCGTAGCCATCCAGCTCGGCCTCGACGCCCTTGATAAGGGTGTTCAGGCATGAGAGGATCCAGCGGTCGATCTCAGGACGCTTATCGAATGCCACCTGTGCTGTTGCGGGGTCGAAACCGTCCACATTAGCATAGAGTGCGAAGAAGCTATAGGTGTTATAGAGTGTTCCGAAGAACTTACGACGTACCTCATCTACGCCCTCTGGGTCGAACTTCAGGTTGTCCCAAGGCTCTGAGTTGGTCATCATATACAGGCGTACAGCATCGCTACCGTACTTGCCAATCATATCGAATGGGTTTACTACGTTACCAACGTGCTTCGACATCTTATTGCCCTTGGCATCGAGCACCAGACCTGAAGAAATTACATTCTTGAAGGCTACTGAGTCGAAGATCATGGTAGCAATAGCGTGCAGGGTGAAGAACCAACCACGGGTCTGGTCGACACCCTCGTTGATAAAGTCGCAAGGGAATGCGATACCCTTATCAATCAAATCCTTATTCTCGAATGGATAGTGGATCTGTGCGTATGGCATAGAACCAGAATCGAACCACACGTCGATCAGGTCGGTCTCGCGCTTCATGGGCTTACCGCTCTCTGATACCAGAATGATGTTATCAACGTATGGACGGTGCAGGTCGATCTTATCGTAGTTCTCCTTGCTCATGTCGCCAGGAACAAAGCCATTGTCCTTCAATGGGTTGCTAGTCATGAAGCCGGCCTTAACAGCCTTCTCGATCTCGTTGTAGAGCTCCTCAACCGAACCGATGCAGATTTCCTTGCCATCCTCGTCGCGCCAGATAGGCAGTGGTGTACCCCAGAAACGTGAACGAGAGAGGTTCCAGTCGTTCAGGTTCTCCAACCAGTTACCAAAGCGGCCTGTACCTGTGCTCTCGGGCTGCCAGTTGATAGTCTTGTTCAGTTCGAACATACGATCCTTCTTGGCAGTTGAGCGGATGAACCAAGAATCCAATGGATAATAGAGTACGGGCTTATCGGTACGCCAGCAGTGAGGATAGTTGTGCACGTGCTTCTCGATCTTGAGTGCGGTGCCCTCCTGCTTCATCTCCATACAGATAACGATGTTCAGGTCCTCGGCCTTAGCGGCTGCCTGCTCGTCGTACTTACCATCCTTGTTGAACTCGGGTGCATAGGCGTTCTTTACGTAGTCGCCAGCGTGGTGACCGTAAGCCTTTACATCTACACACTTCTCAACAAAGTTATTATCCAGTTCGTCCATTACATAGTACTTACCCTGGAGGTCGACCATTGGACGTGTTTCACCTTTCTTATTAATAAGGAACAGGCTTGGGATGTGAGCATCCTTAGCTACCTTGGCGTCATCAGCACCGAAGGTAGGCGCAATATGTACGATACCTGCACCATCCTCGGTGGTTACGTAATCACCAGGGATAACGCGGAAAGCCTCGCTCTCCATCTCAACAAACTGATCCTTGCCATTCTCGCTGGCGAATACCTTCTCAGGATGTGCTGCGGCATACTCCTTTACATAGTCGGCAGCATTCTGATCGAGCTTAGCCGATGGTTTTACCCAAGGCATCAACTGCTGGTACTTCATACCTACCAGCTCCTGACCGGTATAACGGCCTACGATGCGGTAAGGTACAAACTTCTCGCCCTTGTTGTACTCAGGCATCTCGTCGCCATCGGTGATGTTACCCTCGGGTGAGAGATAAGCATTCAGTCGGCTCTCGGCCAGAATGATGGTCATCTTCTCGCCGTTGTAGGCGTTGTAGGTCTGTACTGCTACGTAATCAATCTTCGGACCTACGCAGAGTGCGGTGTTCGAAGGCAATGTCCAAGGAGTGGTTGTCCAGGCTACGAAGTAAGCCTCGCCCCACTTGGTCCACTCTTCCTTAGGATCGAGGGCCTTGAACAGCGCTGTAACAGTGGTGTCCTTTACATCGCGATAGCAACCAGGCTGGTTCAGCTCGTGTGAGCTCAGACCAGTACCGGCACCTGGCGAATATGGCTGGATGGTGTAACCCTTGTAAAGCAGGCCCTTGTTGTAGAACTGCTGCAGGAGCCACCACAGTGTCTCGATATACTTGTTGTCGTAGGTAATGTAAGGATTATCCAGATCAACAAAATAGCCCATCTTCTCGGTGAGGTCGCGCCACTCCTGTGTGAACATCATCACGTTCTCGCGGCACTTCTTGTTATAATCCTCGGTTGAGATGTACTTCTCTGATGCTTTGTTGTCGATATCAGCCTTGGTAATGCCCAGCTCCTTCTCAACGCCCAACTCTACGGGCAGTCCGTGGGTATCCCAACCAGCCTTACGCTTTACCTGATAACCCTTCATGGTCTTATAACGGTTGAAGGTATCCTTAATGGTACGAGCCAGCACGTGGTGAATACCTGGATGACCGTTAGCCGAGGGAGGACCCTCGAAGAATACAAACTGTGGACATCCCTCACGTTCGTCAACCGAACGCCAGAATACGTTCTTCTCGCGCCACATCTCCAGGATATCATTGTTAACCTGGGTCAGATTCAAGCCGTTATGTTCTGCAAACTTCTTTGCCATATCCTACTTTTTTAGCTTCTATATTTTAACCTTTATTATTTAGCGTGCAAAGGTAGTGAAATTATCTGACCTGACCAAAGAAATAAATAATTTTAAGATTTATCCGCGAAAAAATGCGCAAAAATTTCGTATATCCAAATAATTTGCCTATATTTGCCGTCATAATTCTAATAATAACAACTTAAAACAATCGAATTTTAACGTATGATTACATTTACAATGGTTCTGCAGCTCTGTATCGTACTTGGTGCGCTGTGGGTTGGTTCCCGTTATGGCAGTCTGGCCTTGGGAGCTATTTCGGGAATTGGATTGGCTATTCTGGTGTTTGGCTTCGGACTTAAACCAGGAACGCCACCAACAGATGTTATTTACATCATCATTGCTGCTGTAACGTGTGCAGGAATCATGCAGGCTTCGGGCGGTATGGACTGGCTGATACAGATAGCCGAAAAGCTGCTGCGCAAGCATCCTGACCACATCACGTTTTTTGCACCGCTATGCACATTCTTCCTGACGGTGCTGGTAGGAACAGGTCACGTGGTTTACACGCTGATGCCTATCATCTGCGACATCGCGCTTAAGAAAGGTATCCGTCCGGAGCGCCCGTGTGGTGTTGCCTCTATTGCCTCGCAGGTTGGTATCACGTGTTCGCCTATTGCTGCGGCTGTGGTGGCCTTCGTCACCATTTCTAATGCCAACCACTTCGACATCACCATTCCTCGTGTACTCATGATCAGCATTCCTGCTTGTCTTTGCGGACTGATGGCAGCTGCTGCCGCTTCGTATCATCGCGGACTTGACCTGGATAAGGATCCTGAGTTCCAGAAGAAGATTGCCGATCCTATTCAGCGCGAGTATATCTACGGTTCGAACGCTACCACACTCGACAGACAGATTCCACAGTCGGCAAAGAATGCTGTATTTATCTTCCTGGGTGCGCTGGCTGTTATCGTAGTGTTTGCTGCCCTACCCGACCTGCTGCCTTCTTACCCCACCGTTAAGGCGGTTAAGGGTGCTGGCGACCTGACGCTTGCAAGCGGTGTTACCATCACGGCTTCGGCGCTGGCCAAAGCTGGTGTTGTGGCCGAAGGATTTACCGAGAAAGGTATGGTGGACCTGAAGATGAACTTGGTGATTCAGATTGTGATGATTTCGGCAGCTGCGCTGATGATTATCTTCTGTAAGGCTCAACCTAAGAAGGCGGTGGCTGGTCCGGTTTGGCAATCAGGTATGGTTGCGGTAGTTGCCATCTATGGTATCGCCTGGTTGGCCGACACATACTTCTCGAACTACATGAGCGAGATGCAGTCGATGCTGGCCGACATTGTCAAGGAATATCCATGGAGTATTGCTATCGTATTCTTCCTGGTTTCGGTGCTCATCAACTCGCAGGGTGCGGTGGTTGTAGCCATGCTGCCGTTGGCCTATAAGCTGGGTATCCCTGGTCCCGTACTGCTGGGTGTGCTGCCAGCCGTTTACGGTTACTTCTTTATCCCTAACTACCCATCGGATATCGCTACCGTTAACTTCGACCGTTCGGGCACTACGGTGATTGGTAAATACCTGCTGAACCACTCGTTCATGATGCCTGGCTTGATTAGCGTATTCACCTCTACGATAGTAGCTTATCTGCTTTCAATGATATTCTACTAAAAGGTATAAAAATAGCCCTCGCCGATGTGACGAGGGCTTCTTTTTTTATCTATATGCTTTAGAGATTCAAGCTCTTCTTCAGGGCCTCGATCTTCTCCTCGGCAGCCTTGGTGCAGCGCTCGTAATCGGCAGCATCCTTAAAGCTGGCATCCTTCACCTCGGTGTAGAACTTAATCTTTGGCTCGGTACCTGAAGGACGAACTGATACCTTTGTACCATCCTCGCAGAACCACTGCAGAACGTTGCTGGTGTCAGGCATATTCAACTTCTCAACACTACCGTCGGCCTTCTTAGCCTCCAGAGTCTTGTAGTCCTTCCACAGGCAAACCTTGCTACCACCCAGCTCCTTTGGAGGATTAGCGCGGAAGTCGGCCATCATCTGCTTAATCTCGTCGGCACCGGTCTTACCAGGACGAACCACATTGATGGTTACCTCCTTAGAGAATCCGTACTCCTTGTAGATATTCATCAGCAGGTCGTACAGAGTCATACCGTTATCGCGAGCCCATGCAGCAATCTCACAAATCAAGCAGATAGATGCTGGAGAATCCTTATCGCGAACCTTATCGAATGGCAGGAATCCGAAGCTCTCCTCACCACCACCGATGTACTTCTTAACGCCCTCAGAGATGCGAATCTCGTTGGCAATCCACTTGAAGCCTGTATAGCAGTCGCGATACTCTACGCCGTTCTTCTTAGCAATCTCGGCAATCACCTCGGTAGTAACGATGGTCTTTACCAGGAACTCGTTGCCCTTGAGCTGACCGAGCTTCTTCTTGTTGGCGATGATGTACCATGAGAACATCATACAGGTCTGGTTACCATTCAGAATCTCCCACTCGCCCTTAGCGTTGCGGCAAACGATAGCCAAACGGTCGGCATCTGGGTCAGAAGCGATTACCAGGTCGGCATTCAGGCGTGTACCAAGCTTCATACCCAGTGTCATAGCCTCGGCATTCTCGGGGTTAGGACTAACTACTGTGGGGAAGTTACCATCGATAACCATCTGCTCGGGAACCACGTGGATATTCTGGAAGCCCCATGAACGCAGAGCCTCAGGAATAATGACGCGACCAGTTCCGTGCATGGGGCTGTAAACGATATTCAGGTCCTTCTGGCGCAGGATGACATCCTGATCAACCATAGCCTCCTTAACAGCCTGCAGGTAATCCCAGTCCATCTCACCACCGATGATGTCGATGAGCTCCTTGTTACCATTGAACTTAACGTCCTCGATCTTTACCTTGTTAACCTCGTCGATGATACCCTTATCGTGTGGAGCCAGCACCTGAGCACCATCGTCCCAGTATGCCTTGTAGCCATTATACTCACGAGGGTTGTGCGATGCGGTTACGTTTACGCCAGCCTGACAGCCCAGCTGACGGATGGCGAACGAAATCTCAGGTGTTGGGCGAAGGCTCTCGAACAGATAAACCTTAATGCCGTTAGCCGAGAAAATGTCTGCTACAGTCTCTGCAAACATACGACCGTTGTTGCGGCAATCGTGACCTACAACAACCGAGCTCTGCTTGCCTGGGAATGCCTTCAGGATATAGTTGGCAAAACCCTGTGTAGCCATACCTACAATGTACTTGTTCATGCGGTTGGTACCAGCACCCATAATACCACGAAGGCCACCTGTACCAAACTCAAGATTCTGATAGAAAGCATCGATCAGCGCTGTCTTGTCAGCATTGTCGAGCATTGCCTGTACTTCCTTACGTGTCTCCTCATCAAAGGCTGGAGAAAGCCATTCCTTAGCCCGTGCCTCGCACTGAGCAATCAGTTGAGCGTTGTCTGCCATAATCTTTCTGTTTTATTTCTTTAGATTATAAATAAATTCTATTTTGCGAAATTACAAAAATAAAACGAGAAACGACCTAAATCATCTCTCGTTTTATAATTCATTAACTAATTAATTCTTCTTATCTTACTTCTTCAGCAGTTTATCGATTTCATCAAACTGTTTACCCATATTCAGGTTGAAGTAGATGCGATATAATGCGGGCGCCCACTTATCGAGCTCGCTTGGAGCCATTTCGCGATATTTTTCCATATAGGGGCGAGCCTTTTCGTACATCTTCAGAATCTGCTTCTTGTTCTTTCGGGGATCCATGCGCTGGGCAATGTTCAAGCAGGCCAAACCGGCTGTGTAATAAATGTCGGGCTGCTCTGGGTTTACCTCAATCAGCTGCTCGCTGAACTTCAGGCAGTCGTTATACTTCTTCATGTTCAGCATCACGGTGCTCTTGGCAAACAGATACAGCTCGTTGAGCGAGTCGATAGCCAATGCCTCGTTAACCACACTGTCAGCCATCTGATAGTTGCCGCGAGTGTTGTAAACATCCATCAGTCGGGGAAAGAAGTAGTTGGATTTGGGGTACTTCTTAAAGCCCTGCCAAAGGGTTGCGATATGCATCGAGTCGTCGTCGAGTTTATCCCATGCTTCGGCCATATACTGCAAGGTGTACTCCAGCTTCTGCTCGTCGCGCTGGGCTGTAGCTGCATGGCGCAGGGTAAGTACAGGGTCGTTCAAGCGATAGCCGCAATAGGTAGCCCAGTAAGCCACCTCGCCCATCTTGGGGTCCTTGTACATATAGTCGTAGCCTGTAAACAACGGCTGTCGGTCGCAGTCGAGATAGGTCTCAAAGAATTCAAGTGCGGTCATGAAATCGCCCTTCTTGAGATGGTGGGCGCCTCCGTAATAGATATTGGGGCGATAACCATTCATCTTGGCAGCGTTATCCTTGCGATATTCGGGGTGCGAGTTACCTTTCTTGTCGGGTATGGCATCGATAGAATCCAATTTCTCGGCTACGGTAAACATACGCTTAGCCAGATTAAAGAAGGCAGCTGTATCAACCTTCTGCTTGATATACATCTTCTCGTTAATGGCCAGATACTGCTTCTCAACCGACTGCAACCAGATGTCGTATATACGTACGTTCTGCTGGTTGGCAGAATCCTTCAGCAAGTCGGTCATCAGCTTCTCTGCCTGCTCTAAATTCTTCCCACTCTTCAGTATGGTTCGTGCTTCGCCAATCTGCTTACGCTGAGCGCTCATAGGGGCACTCATTATCACGCAGCTTATGGCCATAATTATCAATCTCTTCATCCAGTTTATACCTTATTATATATATAAGCGGGTGCAAAGGTATAAAAAAATGCTTAAAATGTTTGCAAACTACAGATTTTTTAGTATTTTTGCATCGTATTTATCAACTAATAACCTATTTGGGGCATGAAAAAGAAATATCTTTTATTGGGTTACGCAGTTATTGCGCTTTGTATTTTTATTATTCTATTAGCCATCACTGTTACGTCAATTGCAGGCGCTCAGGGAGCGCGAAACCATATGGCCAATCCAGAGAATCGTAAAGGTATCTACGATACGGCCGCCAAAGTGAGCAGAGATACTGGACTGAAGTTCCCGGAGTTCCGCATTAAGGAGCACAAACCTGGCGAATATCTGGAAGGTGGACAGTTCCGCGATACTCTGATTGTGTATTTCTACAAGGGTATCCCCGACTCTGTTTATCGCTCGTTCGAAGAGCGTGCTAAGAGCATCGAGGCTGGTAACGACAGCTGCAAGAGCGTAGAGATCGACAGCGTTACTTATAACTATCAGGACTTTTATGTAGGTGGTTTCTCAAGCTATGTAGGTGTGCAGGTATCCAGGAATTCGCCTTACGGTCGCATCATCTTCGGCAACTGGAAGCCAGCTAAGAAGTAGTTTGGTATAAACTTTGCAAAGATTTCAAGGAAAAGTTTGGTAGGTTCGAAAAAAATAACTACCTTTGCAGCCGATTTCTTAAAAAGAAGTCAAACAAGGCTGGTTCGGTAGCTCAGCTGGATAGAGCAACTGCCTTCTAAGCAGTAGGTCTTGGGTTCGAGCCCCAACCGAATCACAACAAAAAAGGTTAGCGAGTTGCTAACCTTTTTTGTTGTTTACTTAAATATTACCTTGCTTCGGCAACATTCGGTATCGCCATCTTTGCAGATGCGGATGCAATATTCGTTCTCGCCTGTCTGCATGCGGTAGAACGAGAGCGTATCACCCTGATGGGCCTCGGCTACGTAAGCTATTTCGAAACGCTTAATCTGATGCTCACGATACCAATCCAAATCCCATAAGTCGAGCACATGCTCGATGTACTTCACGGAATTGATATGCCCATTGATATCTACATCGTTATATTTGGTTTCTACTGTACCAACCAGCTGGGCGCTATCGTCCATCTTTACACGACCGCCTTTATCAATGGGGCATTCCTTGTCATCTACAATCCAGTTGTTGATGGCACCGTTGTCAATCGCAAAGATATCGGTTGGCTGGCGGGTTTCGGTATCAATCATGGCCCAGATACTGCGTCCGTAGCCATATACCTTACCATCCTCGCCTACTACACGGAAGTTACGACTGGTAAAGAAACGCATAGCACTCTCAACCCATGTCTCAACATTAAACTTAGTGTACATCTGTGGCATCTCGTCCATCTCGATGGCCAGTCGTGAGAGTACCCACGAACGCTTGATGGTCATGAGATATTTCATGCCAAAACCACGTGCCGACGAGTGATAATCGGCTGCATTCAGCATGTGATTGCCCATATGGCCCATAAACAATCGCTGCGAAAAGTCGCAGTGAAAGGGCTCTGCTAAAAATTCATATTTTCCTACTTTATCCATTCTCCTGTCTCGACTCTAAGAATTCACTAACCTGCTCCTGCATACCACGGGTTACGGCAATACGTCCGCTACGGGTGTACTGTAGCACGCAACCAAACGTGTCGAGGGCGCGGAACAACGAAATAATATCCTCGGTTACACCATGCATCTGTACAATGGTATAGGTGGGATTCACCTCGATCATGCTGGCCTGGAACCTGCGGATAGTACGCGATATCTCAGGATTCTCGAGCACCATCGGGGTTGACAGCTTGTAAAGACCCGATTCACGGATAAACAGCTGTTCGTCGGTAAAGAAGTTGGCCTTTACCACATCTATCTTCTTCTCAATCTGACGGGTAATCTTTACTATCTGATCTTCGTTGCTCCAAGCAGTGATGGTGTACTTATGTACGCCAGGAATACTTGATGCCGATACATTCAAGCTCTCGATATTTACTTGGCGACGGGTGAACACAGCTGTAATCTGATTCAGAATACCAGCCACATTCTCCGAGTAAACCAGCAGTGTATATAATTTCTTCTTATTTTCCATAATTATCAAAACTATTAAATCTCAAGCTGCATTTTGTCAACGTCCATACCTG is a genomic window of Xylanibacter ruminicola 23 containing:
- a CDS encoding phospho-sugar mutase yields the protein MADNAQLIAQCEARAKEWLSPAFDEETRKEVQAMLDNADKTALIDAFYQNLEFGTGGLRGIMGAGTNRMNKYIVGMATQGFANYILKAFPGKQSSVVVGHDCRNNGRMFAETVADIFSANGIKVYLFESLRPTPEISFAIRQLGCQAGVNVTASHNPREYNGYKAYWDDGAQVLAPHDKGIIDEVNKVKIEDVKFNGNKELIDIIGGEMDWDYLQAVKEAMVDQDVILRQKDLNIVYSPMHGTGRVIIPEALRSWGFQNIHVVPEQMVIDGNFPTVVSPNPENAEAMTLGMKLGTRLNADLVIASDPDADRLAIVCRNAKGEWEILNGNQTCMMFSWYIIANKKKLGQLKGNEFLVKTIVTTEVIAEIAKKNGVEYRDCYTGFKWIANEIRISEGVKKYIGGGEESFGFLPFDKVRDKDSPASICLICEIAAWARDNGMTLYDLLMNIYKEYGFSKEVTINVVRPGKTGADEIKQMMADFRANPPKELGGSKVCLWKDYKTLEAKKADGSVEKLNMPDTSNVLQWFCEDGTKVSVRPSGTEPKIKFYTEVKDASFKDAADYERCTKAAEEKIEALKKSLNL
- a CDS encoding tetratricopeptide repeat protein, translating into MKRLIIMAISCVIMSAPMSAQRKQIGEARTILKSGKNLEQAEKLMTDLLKDSANQQNVRIYDIWLQSVEKQYLAINEKMYIKQKVDTAAFFNLAKRMFTVAEKLDSIDAIPDKKGNSHPEYRKDNAAKMNGYRPNIYYGGAHHLKKGDFMTALEFFETYLDCDRQPLFTGYDYMYKDPKMGEVAYWATYCGYRLNDPVLTLRHAATAQRDEQKLEYTLQYMAEAWDKLDDDSMHIATLWQGFKKYPKSNYFFPRLMDVYNTRGNYQMADSVVNEALAIDSLNELYLFAKSTVMLNMKKYNDCLKFSEQLIEVNPEQPDIYYTAGLACLNIAQRMDPRKNKKQILKMYEKARPYMEKYREMAPSELDKWAPALYRIYFNLNMGKQFDEIDKLLKK
- a CDS encoding acyl-[acyl-carrier-protein] thioesterase; translation: MDKVGKYEFLAEPFHCDFSQRLFMGHMGNHMLNAADYHSSARGFGMKYLMTIKRSWVLSRLAIEMDEMPQMYTKFNVETWVESAMRFFTSRNFRVVGEDGKVYGYGRSIWAMIDTETRQPTDIFAIDNGAINNWIVDDKECPIDKGGRVKMDDSAQLVGTVETKYNDVDINGHINSVKYIEHVLDLWDLDWYREHQIKRFEIAYVAEAHQGDTLSFYRMQTGENEYCIRICKDGDTECCRSKVIFK
- the ilvN gene encoding acetolactate synthase small subunit; translated protein: MENKKKLYTLLVYSENVAGILNQITAVFTRRQVNIESLNVSASSIPGVHKYTITAWSNEDQIVKITRQIEKKIDVVKANFFTDEQLFIRESGLYKLSTPMVLENPEISRTIRRFQASMIEVNPTYTIVQMHGVTEDIISLFRALDTFGCVLQYTRSGRIAVTRGMQEQVSEFLESRQENG